One genomic region from Octopus bimaculoides isolate UCB-OBI-ISO-001 chromosome 30, ASM119413v2, whole genome shotgun sequence encodes:
- the LOC106877143 gene encoding uncharacterized protein LOC106877143, which produces MVSVLQLGIFLTISICMVGSTKTNNTTYYLFYAPRRFGIDDGLNITVVLFGKVETTTKVVIKLKDGDKDLKITSQDIPADKRIAFFKMNTGDLEIKHYTLDLNLGGKLKVFCGYGSATSILTAKNIHKPGDTGNTPYISISPHPSSTTISGRLFSPMGLMENLASHNIETFLVAPQLGHLSPVLILIIEIQKYNNTRDNGNNGSIIYSRLV; this is translated from the exons ATGGTGTCCGTGCTCCAGTTGGGTATTTTTTTGACCATATCCATTTGCATGGTTGGTTCTACCAAAACAAACAATAC TACGTACTATTTGTTCTATGCACCAAGACGCTTCGGTATTGATGATGGACTCAACATCACTGTCGTATTGTTCGGAAAGGTTGAAACTACCACAAAAGTTGTTATTAAACTCAAAGATGGGGACAAAGATCTTAAAATAACATCTCAAGATATTCCTGCTG ACAAAAGGATAGCATTCTTCAAGATG AATACTggagatcttgaaataaaacactaCACGTTAGACCTCAATCTTGGTGGCAAATTGAAAGTCTTCTGTGGTTATGGGTCTGCAACAAGCATCCTGACTGCCAAAAACATACACAAGCCAGGAGACACAGGTAACACACCATACATCTCTATATCTCCCCATCCATCTTCAACCACTATTTCTGGGAGGTTATTTTCACCAATGGGATTAATGGagaatcttgcctctcacaatatagaaactTTTCTTGTAGCACCACAgctcggccatctctccccagttcttatctTAATCATtgaaatccagaaatacaacaacacgagggataacggtaacaacggatcaataatttattctaggttggtgtag